GTCAGAAatggtaaaggacttggaagagcaattgaacagaatggacaatgtcttgaaaagtggttataaggtgaacaccaacaaaagtaaaatgagtgtaatggtttgtagttgaattaaatcagttgattctgaaggagttagattaggaaatgggatgcCAAAAgtcatagatgagttttgctaacaAATCATGGTCCTaaaagagaggttataaaatgcagacttggcATAGCATGGAAAACATTTCTcaaaaagaggaattttttaacatctaatgaaaatttaagtgaaagaaagtcttttctgaaagcatttgtttggagtgtagcctcgtATGGAATTGAAACTTGCACTACAAACATCTCAGAcaaaaatgaaatagaagattttgaaatgtggtgctatagaactgCTGAAATATGGATGGGTAGATCGagcaactaatgagaaggtactgaatcctattggggaaaaagaaatttatgatgtaCCTTGATtgaaagaaaggatcagttgatacTACATATCCTGAGGCCTGAAAGAATTGTGAGTGTggaaatggagggaagtgtgaggggtaaaacttgttgagggagcccaagagataaatacaataagtagcttcaaatggatgcaggttacACTTTTTATACAGAGCTGAGGAAACTTGTACAGGGTAGTGTACTGTGAAGAGCTGCTTCAAATCAATCTTTGCACGGAAGGCCACAACAATAACATTGCAATTTGATATAAAAGTAACATTTGATACACTGTAAAAGTTACTTTATCCACTTAAGCACAAAATGTTGTAATGCAGTGGTATTCTTTTCCGTAACTGGGGGAGGGAGGTGAGGTTGGACTGAATGACAAGGATTTGTGGGAGGAGGAAGTGGGAGTGATCAGAACACATTACTCACCAAAGGAGTCACAAAATAGATATAGCCAATCCGGAACCCACTGCCACTGATTACACAAAGAGTTCATTAGCAATGCTACCCCATATTGATTCTTATGTAGTACTGTAGTGCTGTGATCATCAGCAGCTGTTATTCCACTTTGTGATTTTTTATATACtgaccattcacattaatgtgaccatccatcaaaagccagaacaaccacctcttgcagcAGCCACCactgtgagacatgcaggaagagggtcagtgaggttctggaaggtacagacaatGATCTGGAGCCATGTCAGTTCCAGTTCTATGGCCAGCTCTGCTAGGTTTTTCAGTTTAGGATCCATGACGTGTACAGCCTGATCAGGTGGCCCCACAGATTTTCAATTGGGCTTAAATCAGAGAAGTCTGCTGGCCAGGATTGTACAGTAAATGCATCCTGGTATTCtttgaaccacacacatacactgtgagctgtgtaatATGTTGCACTAACCTGCTGCTAGATGCTGTAATGCTGCCAAGAATCAAACTGCATGTAGTAGTGGCCATAgtcaccaaggatagatgcatatttgtgatGATCCAGTGTTCCTTACAGAATGATGAAATCACCAAGGAAtagcaccgagcaaggtggcgcagtggttagcacactggactcgcattcgggaggacgacggttcaatcccgtctccggccatcctgatttaggttttccgtgatttccctaaatcgtttcaggcaaatgccggatggttctattgaaagggcacggccgatttccttcccaatccttccctaatgacctcgttgttggcgggacgttaaacactaaccaccaccaccaccaaggaaTAGCACATGATAATAGTCTCTTCTGTGGCCTGGACCCCTCCGAtgattgctttcagacatttcatgccaTATATGCCGATGGCATGATAcacctggaaaggccacctgtcaccactaagCAGACACCCATTTGTGTTGGGTGGCATGCAAATTGCAGCTTTTGTTGCTCATGAACAGCaatcagcgtgggtgcatgaaccaggtgtctgctgtggagacccatactCAGCAGCGTTCACTGAAAAGTGAATGagcagacactgttgatagccccctggttcatctgggtcatcagttgctcaacagttgcatgtctgttaaCTTCTACAAATCTCCATAGTCATTGTTCAACCCTTCATCTGTGGCCTGTGACGAACCACATTTGCCCTGTGGCCATTTTGGATAGAACCATTTTGCCACACACAGTATACCTTAACCATGGGAGCAGTATACAAACTTAGCCAATTACAGAAATTCTTTTATAGttgacccaaaagccaatgatcatggccttttggacaggagataaatcactccattttatgcattatgatgacgactgcactgttttctacaTTCCGTGGACATGCTttgtacaccctccactgctagtgcttccacTTGCCATCTATGAGTGATTATTACACATTGACATCAAGCATAGGTAATGGTCACATAAAAGTGACTGGACTGTATATACGAAAGTAATACCATGCCTGAAACTATTTTCAAGAATGCTGctactttttttataaaaattcaaAAAGTACCTGGTTTacatgggtatgtatttattcataTTACATtattccatttcctccttccccctctttctgtccatcttctctgcccatctctctgtccatctacacctctctgtccatctccccctctctatCCACCTCTGTCACccaccactctctgtccatctcctcctgtccctctctctggCCACCTGccattcccccctctctctgtcctgctCTTTTCCACCCTCCCTATCCATCTGCTTCTCCCCCTATGCCTATTTTCTCTTTcatcctctatccatctcctcctccaccttagAGTCCATATCCTCCTCACTCCCATTATCATCCCCTCCCCTGTTGtctgtctctctcctcctctctcctacCTCTAAGTTAATCCAGGGTTTTAGGAGGAGTTTCTTGCCCATGGATTTGCCTGCATATGCACATATCccatatatttaatgtatttcacacATACTTGTACACATTTTTCACTGCTATCTTTAGCAACTTtctccctgcagtttcattttcatgcagctaaATGATTATGATGTTGTATCTCCgaaactgtgtgtcatacaatgaatCAATTACGCAGGTACATTCACTGGAGTGTGTGaacattgtctgcaaaatgtgtaatgaatacagttagtagtaaagaagtaaaaaattaaaccatcatgtatgatgcagcagttttaatgcatgaacaatgATAATGTATTAATGGCTGTACttgtttccttttatcattttgtgaggGTTGTCAGTAAGAAAAGGTtttaaaaaggtttgaaattatgtgtaaagttcatcCCAAGTTGCTAAGTACTCTTTCTTAAGTACTGGCTGAATAAAGTCTGGGTGTTCATGCATTGTGGGCTAAACTTAGTTTTCATGTCCAACCTCTGCACCCCTCCCCAcgatagataggtggttcttatcccTATAAACattgtttccagacagtaagtgatatgtgtaccaggtTTGTTTGAAATCAGTGCAttgctttaggaggagatgtggaacatgcataCGAACATACATATAGAtaaccatttttataatatgaatgGATCTATAATAATTCATGATGTAATGACACTAGATTTTTCAAGCAGCCACTTGTTGGATAGCGTGTGCCATTATAAAAATATGCAGAATGTTATAAGAAATTTGGCTGTGTTTGTAAATAAAGTGAATATAGGTGTTGCTGGTATTTGATTTGCCTTAAATGTATTAAGGATTCCATGGAGACAAAGAGAAGTAGATGACTTAAGTGAACATAAGAAGATATTGTAGATAAATTACATAttaatttgcattgttgtctgcttgtAGAAATTATTTAGCTCTGTCCAATAGAAATGTTAGTAAAAAATTAACTGTCATAGAGATAAAAatggaatgtgaaatttaaaagttTTCCTGCATATAGATTGTCCCATTAAATTTCAGGTAATCTACTGGATGTCAATAACTTGCTGTCACAATCTTTGGTTTAGAGTATTCTGGTGTTACTAGCATCTGAAATAATGGTGGAATGAACAGACATAACAACTCACTGTGTAGTGAACCTATTTAAAAATACTAAAAGGTAAAACTGTCAGGcacaaggttggtttgaacaccacagtgcttcacTAGGTGCAGACATATTAAAGGTGGTATCACCTTGTCTATCTCAAACATTTGAACTGATGGACTCAACAATTTTTAGGGGACCTAGGGTTTAATTTGGACTCCTAATCACAGGAATTTTTCATATTAATAAAGCATTGTCAAACTCTTGACAGAAATAATACTAAGAATGACTGGGGTTCAACACTGAACCTTTAGACTTGCAGTCTGCCACTCACACATTAAGCCAATTACATAGGTATGAAAATATGAATTGAGACATAGTAGCTCAGCTTACATACTTGTGTTCTGTTTCAGAGCATGTGTACATGTGGgtgcacattctctctctctcactctctctcactctcactctcactctcactctctctcactcactcactcactcactcgcgcgcgcgcgcccacacacacacacacacacacacacacacacacacacacacacacacacacacacacacgcattgccTGTTAGTGACACCTGACTCAGTGCTGACACACTGGAGCTTCCATGCACATGGAAGAAAGGTGCAGGTTTGATGTTGAGTTACCACCTTCCATTTTTTGTTTGTAAAGCTTAatgtctccactacatggtgagcagTTATTTTTACTCATTCTGCTGTTTGTATTTCACATAAAATTTTGCAGTTTCTTAATTATCACATTCAACTGAAATTTTTGGGATGCATCTGATTAAATGATATCTTGATAACTCTTTTATATTCTACACCATTGGAGTTAGAAAGTAATAAGACTTTCTGCATCAGTTTATTTGGAAATGATGAAttaggagacttttttttttttttttttttttttttttgagatgtgcAGTAGAAGAGAATTCTGTTATCCATTTTTTGTACTTCTCCAATGCATCATAGTGTTTTCTTCATGAGTTATATGTAAAATCAATACCAATTTTTTCTGTACACCTGTTTTTACGGTTTTATTTTTGAGTGTACAATCTGTATGCACACACTAATGATATTTAAAATGCCTGTGTGATTCTAGGCCCTTGCAGAGGCAGGAGATATGATGAGGAAATCTATTGTGTTTGACAAGAAAACTCCGGATGTATTTTACTGTCCACAACACAAACCAACAGGTTTTGATAAATTAATAGTGAGGGCAAGACCTCTTAGTAAGCTGTGTGAACATGGTGGGAAGGCATTACCAGATGATTACAAGTCAGACTGTTATAATGATGTGGATGAATCAGAATATGCGTGCAAAGAAAAGAACCGTATCATGGTGAGTGCATAACAAGTGTCAAATTATGGTGACATTCTGTTGCAAAAAAGTGTAACctttaaagtttttttaaagaaattagctCCTAATATTATTTGAAACTGTGTTTATCATGTAAATATACCTAAGATACactattaatttgtgtatttttcaaATGATAGATTTTTATTATTACTGAAAACAATAAACAAATTATTTGGAACATATCATAAAGTGCATATGATtagttattgtacagttttattctttaACAAGTATCTTACAGACTGGGAGTAAGTTTGTATTGAAATAGAGTaatgttaaataatgaaaaacCCACTATAGACTTGATTTGTACCTTCCCAAGTTGATTTACTTAAAAAACACAGCAAAAGGCTCTTACATCTGTATGTATTTTAAATATGTGAATGTCTGTAATTGAATTAATTGTGATTGGTACACACAGTATGCAAGGAAAGGCAAGTATGCTGTACATGTACAACACTGCGTTATGACACTCAAAATGTTATTGATtaaaaattgcaaatatttaagcCAAGAACATTTTAATTCCATATGTGAATTGAGAGATTAAAACAACCAGTGAGTAGAATTTAACAACAAACCAACCTAATGAGAAGGGAAATCAGACACTTCATGATAGAGCGAATTATTAGTTTTGAAAGATttgtatcagaaaacagtgaatatCTTCTTCATGAATCATGATCAGCAGTCACTAAATTCACTCAAACTCATCATAAAAATATTCACTGTATCCatctgagaaaataaaaatttgtataatACCTTTCCCCCCACTAAAAATCAATCACATAAAGCTAAAAGACCCGAACTGATGGTAAATTGAATAGAAAgattgtaaatgcttgtcttttctGTTCTTTGAGCTTTAGATTCATAAAAATTGGGATATTTCATTTCAGAAAGCTCATTGGAAGGCAAAGTACCTTTTCtgaattttaagacatttttcTTCAACACTAAAAGTTACTGTAACATTAATTTTAGTTTagaatatagagaaagttttttaATGGAAGTACTAACTGTTTCATTTCAGAAAAGACTTGTTCCAAAGAAGACAAGCGGATCCACCGATGCAGACTTCTCAGcaacaactgaaatatttacagTAGAAGAGTATTAAAATGGCTTTTGTTAATTTCTTAGAAATTAACATTAGGTATTTAGGTATTTTATTACAAATTTCCTTTACAGCTTCTTCATTAAACTGTCCGGTGGTGTTTCCTCCTATGTGCTCTGCTGTCTTCACTGCCTGCTACTGTTctcatttgtttatattttcagcttTTATCCACTCATTCTTCACCTGTTGTAGATTTCTTTACATTGTCTCTACCTTACAGTTTGTTTTTGCACATACATATAGTTCATACACAAGACACCATACTTTTTGTACATTCTTGTAATTCAGCCTGTAAGCTGCTGCAGATTTTATGGATGTTCTGTTTCTACTGTTTTATTTTCAGCTTTACTTACCTGTATCTATGCTTATTTCAtacattacttttctttttttgtaactGAATGTGTATAACAGCATTTTGTAGTACAATTTTGGCACTTTAACTATAAGACTAGTTAGACTATTTTCATAGactgtacaaattttcattagtgAAAATGTGTAATTATAAATACTGGTACTAAATTATAGAAGTCAATGAAATATTATGTAAGTAAGCTGTGTGATATTGCTtgttatttaattttcattatatATGGACAGTATTCAGCAAGAAAATTGATTGCTGACAATTTTGTGCATGCAAAAGACTAAAAAATGCAAGTAACAATAGAAACTATGTAGAGTAGAAATTTTTTCATCAATAAGTATTTGGTTTTAGAAGGAAATATACTTCGTAGTAAGTCTTTTTACTAAAAAATTTTCACTCACATGGTAATCTCCTCTGCTGATATGAAGATTGGTTACCAACATTGTGACTTAAATGCTACTTAAACTCTCATCTGAGAGTACGTGGGTATTGTAGGAGGAATTTGAACTGTGAACAAAAGCTGGCTGTGATAATAATATATGTCCAAGTGGCTGACAAGTATAGTAAGCATTGGAATAGACTTCTATTTCAGTGGTAACATTTTCACTACTGTACATGGATGTGCCAAAGAAATAATACAAGAAAATAACTTAAAAGGCACACATTTTAAATTTACATGTGCATTTACTGAGCTGAACATCTAGCTGTATTTGTATTCAGATCAACAAAAACATCCAAGTGTGACAAATATCATTATAAGGAGCTATCAGAATTTTATAGTAGTTCCAGGAAGATTAGGGGCTTAATATTTCATTAATTACAAAATCAGAAGGGTCAGAGCTCAAGACAAAATTGAACAAAGATTAGGGAGGAATTTGACAAAGTCATTTTCAGAGGCACCATCTCAGTATTGACTCTAAGTCATTTAGGAAAACCACAAAAATCTTAAAATTTGATGGCTGGACAGTGATTTGAAACATGTTGCACCTGAATCTGAGTCCATGGTCAAAGTAGTTTACAAGCTAAACTGGGCACTTCCTGATTCTCTGCAACATGTTTTAACAGAATTAGTTATAGTAAcacaaaacaattattttgttTAGTCCTCCAGTTCTTTTAGTCCTGTAACATCTTTTGACCTAGGTCCACCTACTATTGCCAATAATCTCAAGCTGTGCAGGAAATATCTGATGTCTGGCTACATTTATTGCTCTACCTTAAAATATTCCTTCtgatagaaaattaaataactttttgTCTCTTAAAATTTTCCCTTTGTCATATCAATCACTTTTGTAAAGTCTcttccaagattttttttttctttgctgattTGTCTGTTGTACATTCACTTGGAAAAAGTGTATATGGAATGAACCAACCAAAAGAATAAAAAGTTGGATACAGTATTATTGTGGGTTGTTGTGCTACCGAGTACATTTCTCTTACTCTAACAAAAAAAGGAATACAGTCAGATATAAAGATCTGTCCCcttcatgaacaatggaccttggcATGGTGGGTTGACATgtttgcctcagtgatacagatagccatactctAGATGCAACCACAACATAGGGGTATTTTTGAGAGACCAGAGAAACAtgcagttcctgaagaggggcagcagccttttcagtagcagcAGAGACAGCAGTCTTGATggctgactgatctggctttgtaatagTGACCAACATGACCTtagtgtgctggtactgcaaatagctgaaagcaaggggaaacaacagctgttatttttcccaagggcatgaatgtctactgtatggttaaatgattatggcatcctcttgggtaaagtactCCAGATGTAAAAGCCCCAGGTTCAGATCTCCAGGCTGGGACTCTTCAGGAGGATGCTGTCATTAGGAAAAACAGAACTAGCAGTCTATAGGTCAaaacgtggaatgttagatctgTGAATGAGACAGATGTGttacaaatttaaaaagggaaatggataggttgaagttagatatagtgatgattagtgaagtttggtggcaggatgaacagtcaagtacagggttatatatacaaaaatcaaacaggaataatgcaggagtaggtctaataatgaataataaaataggaatgtggataagcccctgttaacagcatagtgaatgcattataatagccaaggtagacatgaagccaacacccaccacagcagaacaagtttatttgccaactagcttcACAGATTATGAAGATTGAAAGAATGTACAATGAGACAAATGAAATTATTCCGATACTTAAGggagaagaaaatataattctgATCGACTGGAATTTGGTAATATGAGGaggacaagaagaaaaaaatagtaggtgaaaatgaattgaagaaaaggaatgaaagagggagccatcTGGTAAAATTCTGCacacaaaataatttaatcatTTCCAACACTTGGTTTATAAATCATGAAACAAGATTGTATACATGGTCCTCcacataaaataaaagttatttccTCACTTTTACTGTCTTATAAATACCTAAGGGCATTCTTGTTAGACGACTGCTTCTATTCACTGGCAGAATTTTTAGACCACACAAAATACAGCAGACTTGAAGCAAGAAAATGCAAAACTGCCTACTGCTCCTAAAGCAATATCTAATCAAATTAATTTCTTGCActattacaatatatttattttgatgttacatgtatcttttgtgtgtgtgtgtgtgtgtgtgtgtgtgtgtgtgtgtgtgtgtgggcgcgcgcacaTGTGCACTTGCGTGCGTGCATGCGTACGTCTGCATGCGCATGTGCACCATGATGTTTGTATGTATGCTAGTGTGCATGCTCATCTGCAGATGACATCCCATAATCTGTGGATATTTActgaatgaataaaaaatgaagaatgatagaaaataattatagaaagggaagagtatgtagatgaagctgaGATAGGAGCTATGAAAATTcgagaagaatttgactgagtgCTCAAAGGCCTAAATCAAAACAAGGCCCTTGGACAGACAACATTCCTTAAAAACTAATGATATCCTTGGGAGGACCAGCCATAACAAAATTAttctatctggtgtgcaagatgtatgagataggcaaaataccatcagactttaagaagaatgtaataattctagttccaaagaaaccaagtgctgacagatgtgaatattagtgAACTATCGGTTGCAACATAAATTATTtatacaagaatggaaaaactggtaaaaggtgAGCTTGGTGAAGAGCAGTTTGGATcctggagaaatgtaagaacatgtgaggcagtactgaccctatgacttaccttagaagataggttaaggaaaggcaaaacctatATTTATAGCTTTTTTAGATTTGGCAAAAGCTTTCAACAATTTGAGCTgaaatgctttctttgaaattatgaatgaagcaggggtaaaatacaaggagtgaaaggttatatgaaacttgtacagaaaccagatggcaattataagagtcaagggcatgaaaggggagcagtggttgaaatagatgtgagacagggttgtaacctatccctgatgttatcaaTCAGTACAtaaagcaagtagtaaaggaaaccaaagaaaaatctgaggGAAAAGAAAAACGACtggaggtttgccagtgacattgtatttctgtcagagacaacaaaggacctggaagggcaattgaatggaatggacattgtctggaaaggaggatataagatgaacattaaaaaaagaaaaactggagtAATAGAATGTTGTTGAATTACATCAGGcagtgctgtgggaattagattagaaaacatgacactaaaagtagtagatgagttttgctacttgggcagcaaaataactgataacgatCAAAGGAGAGAGTATATCAAATGTAGGCTGACAATGGCAGGAAAactgttcctgaagaagagaaatttgttaccattgaATCAAGACTTAAGTGTTAGAAGCCTTTTCTTAAGATACTGTTCTGGAGTGTAGacttgtatgcaagtgaaacatagacaatgaaTAGTTCAGACAATAAgcaaatagaagattttgaaacatgGTGCACCAGGAGAATCCTGAAAATTTGTTGGGTACATCATGTAACCAGTAAAGACATATTGAATAAAACTGGGGAAAAAGGAGTCTGTGAcataacttcactaaaagaaagGACTGGTTGTAGAGACAAATTAGAAGACATCAAGGGAGTGTCAATTTAGAGTTCGAGGCAAATGTGGGGGTGTAAAAAttcaagagggagaccaagagatgaatactgcagGCAGGGTcaggtctttggactgaagaccaccacaaaagCAAACAACAATTAAGATTTGTAAATAGATTTGAAGGAATATGGAAAGTAGGAAATGTTTCAGAAGAGCAGAAGGTTGCCCTAATTCCCCAGTTGCATGCAAAGgtgatcaaaatacactcctggaaattgaaataagaacaccgtgaattcattgtcccaggaaggggaaactttattgacacattcctggggtcagatacatcacatgatcacactgacagaaccacaggcacatagacacaggcaacaaagcatgcacaatgtcggcactagtacagtgtatatccacctttcgcagcaatgcaggctgctattctcccatggagacgatcgtagagatgctggatgtagtcctgtggaacggcttgccatgccatttccacctggcgcctcagttggaccagcgttcgtgctggacgtgcagaccgcgtgagacgacgcttcatccagtcccaaacatgctcaatgggggacagatctggagatcttgctggccagggtagttgacttacaccttctagagcacgttgggtggcacgggatacatgcggacgtgcattgtcctgttggaacagcaagttcccttgc
This sequence is a window from Schistocerca nitens isolate TAMUIC-IGC-003100 chromosome 3, iqSchNite1.1, whole genome shotgun sequence. Protein-coding genes within it:
- the LOC126248552 gene encoding uncharacterized protein LOC126248552; its protein translation is MRWLTVAALLLFTILALAEAGDMMRKSIVFDKKTPDVFYCPQHKPTGFDKLIVRARPLSKLCEHGGKALPDDYKSDCYNDVDESEYACKEKNRIMMRLHPPGMEKAEPYKIRGKILKKP